The nucleotide window AAATTGGAAAGATACGTAAATATCTTGATCGATATCCTGAGCGTTCAGTCCATGCATTCGTCACGTCACGACTGGACTGTAACAATAGCTTGTTGCATGGTCTTCCAGCTGCTCAGATTGCATCATTGCAACGTGTACAGAACGCGGCGCTTACAAAGTTCGCCATGGTATTGCACCCTAGTACATATGTGAACTATTATCGGACTATACTCCGGCAGTAAATCTTCGCAGTTCTTCGCACCTCCTCTTCAGGCCCGGGCCTCGCACCAAGACCAAGTACGGTGATCGGGCCTTCGCCGTCGCGCACCCCGATTGTGGAACAACATCCCAAAGACAATCCGGGGTGCTTCATCGGTTGGAAGTTTTAAATctcaattgaaaacatttttgttcaaataatttttcGCCATAACATTATTTGCCGTGTGTCTGAAATATGTTTTGCTTAAGGTTACATTACTGTTACATTTGTGTGCATAAACTGTTGTTTTAAAGAgtatttttgttcaaatcatTTTCGCCATAACATGTCGTGTGTCTGAAATATTATGTTTTTGCTTAAGGTTACATTACCAATGATTACTAGTGgtatatttgtgtgcataaactgttgtttttaatagggtatttttgttcaaataatttttcGCCATAACATGTCGTGTGTCTGAAATATTATGTTTTTGCTTAAGGTTACATTACCAATGATTACTAGTagtatatttgtgtgcataaaCTGTTGTTTTTAATAGGGTTTTTTTCTGTGCTGGTTCATAGTgttttataaattgtttttaatatttacaGTGGTATACTTTTTAAGTTGTCAGACTATGTATCTTGATCTTTGTAAAACTTATTTTGTTATCTTAATGTACAGCGCTTTGAAACTGCGTTTATAGCGCTctataaatgtattttattattattattattaagtcatagttcattgaatttataaccgtatgacaaaccaggcgaaaataggaactttttgcacaagattttcaatttaaagagaattaaccattgctcattctagtgacgctagtatatggacaatatgaagacctgagcgcaagaagtccacttggcccctcgacatgtatacactaaagttgcgtatagtttcgtatagtttggtaatgttttatacatgttcaggggtcaaaacaaatctttcgcaacttttcatgatgttttcaccctggaacatgtattaaacatcataaaacccaaagaaactatacgtaactttagtgtatacatgttgaggggccaagtggacttacggtcttcttgcgctcaggtcttcatataagTGTGCCTTTTTATTTAATGacttaaaatttgaaaaatattgtaagggacACTTGAAGTTTTAAGGGGGAAGTTTCAGCTTTcgttttgatataaaaaatattttaaaaaaatgatttaatgaagggaacacttgaggtttcgacaaaaaacaatcaaagaggcccatttttcagctagaagctccacagctcttacattgatatgtactcaaccgtgtagtgtagtcaaagactgtgcggagacaatttaCTGCCtacttgagagctcttggacgaaaatgtgtgctcaggtgtatcgaggtaggTGCTGTgctcatgatggtttataagagaatcgtttttgtatagaaatctTTCCATATAAAATAAAGTTTCACGTTGTTGGGAATGATTGCTGGCAGGTATGTTCTAATCTATCAGCCGTCACCTATTTTCAGCACAGGCAGTACCCGGCGCATACCTTGGGTGTCATCATCTGCTTCATCCTAACATTTACAATGCAGATCAGCAGATTTAATATAAAATAGACAGACCACCATGGCTCCTTCGAAGAGTACAGCATAACTGCACAACATGATATTCCACAAATAATTGGAGGTAAACAGGAGTGAGGATCTAAAGGAGAAAGGCAAGGTAGTTGCAGAGATCGCAAATGTTGCAGTTGATATTAGGAAGATCAAAGAGTTACAATCGGCAATCAAAACTAACGGTGAGCCCTTTACAAGTGCAGATGTAGACAAGTATCTAGAGAACATTGAAACTGATGATGACTGATTAAGCATACATCACATCGTAGGAACGAGACTACCAatatttcagtttcagtttcagtttcagtttcatttATTTCACCGTGTTTTTGAACAAGTACAACGAAAGATAAATTAATAATTACATGGCGGGTAAACCAAAAGGAGCAAAGCTCGAAAAGTATTGGTCACCCTTAAAGCAAGAAATTATGGGACAATATTACAAACGAGAAAGACGAGACAGGGTGGGAGTGTAAGACAAAGGACTAACAAGACAGGTGCAGACAGACAAACACAGAATGTTGGcacaaatatggcattattaacaTAATAAGTATCAAAATTCGACTTATATACTATACGGAAAGTTAAGAAAACttgctaataaaatttaatgaaattgatTAAATTAGGCGTAAGATGCTAACAGATGCAACTTATATTTACGTTTAAAGGTGTATTGGGATTTGGCGTTCCTTAAATTATCATCAATTGAATTCTATAATAATGGGCCCTGTCTTCTGATTGTGTTTCTTGCAAGATTAAACTTAAAGTTGTGAGGACGGTACAATTGAGACATGCGGGTAGAGTAACCATGAATTGATCGGTTTAGAACAAATTTGAGAAGGAGATGATTGAAAGTATAATTATACATGAATAATTTGTGAAAGTCATAAATGGTCAAAGTATTAAAATTCTTAAATAAAGGAGGAGTGTGAGTAAACCAGTGGGGGTTTGAACACAGTCTAATAATTCTTTTCTGTTTGAGATGTATAGACTGGAGCTTGGTATTATTTGAATCAGCCCAGGCTAGATTACAGTACATTAAATGAGGTAGGACTAAAGTATtatataaagaaaacaatgttttacCTGGAAGAATATCTTTGAGACGAAACAGAATACCGGAGTATTTGGAAATAATATTCAATACATAGTTGTATGATTAGACCAAGTTAAAGAATCATCAATGATTACACCAAGAAATTTGGTAAAGGTAACCTTGGAAATTTTGATACCATCAATACATATATTCAAATCATTATAAACACGGTTACTATaacgatttttaaaaatcatgtaattAGTCTTATCAATATTCAAGGACAACTTATTGACTTTAAACCAGGAAGATATATTATACAATTCATTGTTAACATTGGTAATAAGATCATTCAAATTGGGATTGGAGACAATGATATTTGTATCATCAGCATAAGTGAAAAAATTGAAATGGTTGGAGGAAAACGAGatatcatttaaaaataaaataaaaagtaacggACCCAAAAccgatccttgtggaacaccacattGGATAGAACTGATAGATGATTTATGATCCCTATAAACAACAAATTGACTTCTGTTAGTGAGATAACTTTTGAACCACTCGAAGGCACTCCCACGAATACCATAATGGTAAAGTTTGGCAAGAAGAATATCATGATTGATTGTGTCgaatgccttcgagaggtccaagAAAATACCCAGTGTGTGGAAACCTTTATCGAGATCAGAAGCAATAATTTTGTTATAGGCTTCAAGGACAGCCCTATATGAAGAGTACTGTTTTCTGAAACCAAACTGACAGTTTTGAAATACATTATAGCGATCAAGAAAACTGTAGAGCCCTTTATGAATCACGcgttcaaatatttttgaaaaaattgagagaACTGAAATAGGGCGGTAATTATTACATTTTGCCGAATCACCAGATTTATGAAGTGGAACAATTCTGGCGATTTTGAGCTGGTCTGGCACAACACCACTACTCATTGACAAATTAAATACATGAACTAAAGGAACTTTAATTAAATCAAAAACAGCTTTGACAATATCGGGTTTGATATCATCATACCCACAACTAGTGCATGATTTAAACGAggaacaaatatcaatattttcatcacaATCACAAGGAGACAAAAAGAGTGAGTTCAAAGGAGATGGAATACTAGAGAGAAAATCTCTAAAATTAGCTTGAGAAATAGGAATATTGTTAGATAAATTAGGACCaatattgataaaataattgtttaaaccaTCAGCAATGACTTGAGGATCAGAAATACATTCACCATTAATATCAAATGAGTCGGGCAGATGCTTTCTCCGATTGTTACCCAAGAGATCATTAAGGGCTTTCCAAGTCTGCTTTAGATTACACTTATGCTCATCAAGTAAGTcagaataatattttttcttAGCAGCTCGAATAAGTGTTGTCAAAGTGTTCTTATAATTTGACAAAGCGATTTTATTGGAAGCAATCGGAGAGGATCTGTACTTACGATAAAGTTTATCTTTACGATGAATAGACTTAAGGATGGCTTTGGTAATCCAAGGTTTACGGGGAATGCGGTGTGCATTAGCCTTTGTGATTAGTTTACGGCGTAGAGGAAAGCAACGATTATATAACTCATTAAACTTATCAAAGAATTTGGTATACGCAACTTGAGGGGAATGCTCACTCAtaacatgatcccaattagcgaGTTGAAGATGACTTCTGAAACAATTAATATTGCACTTGTTAAAAGAGCAACTGTAAACTGATTTAGGAGAACCCGCGGGAGATACAGTGAGCCTGGaaagcacctgtgatcaagatggcataccCTGCTATCGAAAGCTAATAAACGTGAGTGTTATTCTCtggatttgtctatcaaaaataaaataaatattatcacTTGTATGATATTGTACTCTGATTGACAGCCCTACTGGACTAATTAAATAATCATAAGTTGTTTGATCTAGGcctaataaacagtgtgtttgcgtgTTTATTATTAAGTGAACTCagtagcaggtgattttggcaggggtcattttagtgaccatgACAATATAGTTACCCTGTCTTTTTGTTTATTTCTGTGGATGCGATTGAAATCATTGGGCAAAAATTCGACCAATTTTTTGGAGAATGAGCAATCGCCAGACGCTACCGACTGTACAATAAATAAGGCATGCActaataaagtaattaaaatattATGTGGTTGATTATAGTTTAGATTATACATTAATGAAATATATAAAAGACCCTGCAATTAAAACGCTTCTTAAGATTTATTTCATTATAATATATTTGTAATTGATTTGAATAACTTGCAATGACAACACAATGCAAATTATTTCAGTTAATAATGGTCATCATCGCGTCTTCCTCCTGATCTTCATTCATTCTACATTTGTCTTTTTCAGTCCAATTACTAATTAACGACGTAAATGTTGTTATCGACCCAACCCTCTTCCTGATCTCTACATTCGTCAAACTCATCATCCATTCTTATTTTTTTAGAAGCATCAGCATTTGTATTTTCTTATGCATTTGATAATCCTGCACTTTTTTGTCCTCTTATTACTGTTTCGTAAGTAGTATCACTACCTCCCGTAGCTGCTTGATCCCTAATATCCCGTGTTTCATGTATTTCCTTGGTAAGGTCATTTTTTCTCACATCGTGTTGCTCGGTGTTTTCGCTGTTACCAACTTCTGTTAGTGTTTCAGTGAAAGATGTCATTGGTTCATCCGGTTCACTGATTACTACTTTCCGTAAATCATCATATGAACCGGCATTATTAGTAATCTGGTCATCAGTTTGGAAAGCACTGTTGTGGTAAACCATCTCAACATCAGCGACATTTTCTCCTCTCTCACGTTGTCTAATGGTTTCTTCACTTGATGTTGTCGTTTCATCAGCGCGTTCATGTTCACCTTCATCGTTATTTATTtctctatcaacatgatcaagtaaGGTTGGTATAGAATAATTAACGTCGGCAGATATATTGTTTGgaacatcatcatcgtcatattcatcatcatcatattcatcatcatcatattcatcatcattatcatcatcatcatgagtaGTTTCATCGTCACCTTCGAAGGCGTTATTGTCGCTTACACCGAAATCTATATCATAATCATTGTCGTTGTCGATGGCAGACAGTTGGTTTTCGGTGTCACTCTGGATGTCGGCATTGCTCTTCTTCCTGTGTTTTAAATAACAACAAGATGTGGTTAGAACTAGTTAAAGCAAAACTATTaggtgtaattttgatgtattttgctaATAGTTATTATTTGCTACTGATGATGAGCTAAACTGAGTTtacctgaatttaaaatataGTAAAGACACGCAGAAGACCACAACAAATACGGTGACCCCTACAGTCGCTCCTATAATAACatctgtgaaataaaaaaataaaataaagagttTTGTTATAAGAACAATCACCAACAAAACATTCAATGTGTTTAAAACACGTTTTAAAATGCAACAGATAACTATTCttagaaaaatgcatcaaaatcgACGAAGACCTTCATCTAAAAACTCCGTCTGTccgttttaatttttaaaataacatattttaatgttattgggACCGTGCAAATGATTTGCCAAAATTAAACGTGTAAAAACCGATATAACGGTAAAATATAGACTACGCTGTGCAAAATTGTGTTTCAACTGGAGACATGCCTCAGACGTGTATTAATTTATGGCCTTGGTACAAGTCACGTGATATAACTACATGTCTTGTGGTTAGTCATGAGTTCATGTATAGTCATGTATAGGTTAGAGACATAATCATGAATTTGCACCAGAACAAATTTCTTTCATTATAAAGTAAGGCATGTCCTATTCTGTATTAataaattaaaggaggatttcgtgatcctagcatcctctttttatgaaatttttcagtagatatccacgaaaaaagcatattcccaaaatttcagttgattccgattttgcgtttgagagttatgcatgattatgtgtattacactgctcaatagacaatacgttgtaatttcgttctggtgcaccagaacgaaattcaaatttcacgatatctttgctaaacgaattaatctgcaagaaatatttggtacataaacattatgtagccagaggtatccagtggtgtaaaaatctcaactcttttttgggaaaagtgggggggatgaggctgtggatcacgaaatgccctttaaaggtccgttcatactaccaccgcatctgcgatgcgttgctttgcgatgccgatatatcgattacttttgtcgcaactcaacgcaactcgtcgcatttccaagttaaaatgtatttaacttcattgcgatatcgcaatacagtagtttgcagtacgatgcagtgcggcaacgcaccgcatcgcaaagcaacgcatcgcaaatgcggtggtactatgaacggacctttaggctAGCTACATACATTTTGATGCTCTTTAGTCATGTCCTTAAACCCAAAAATTACGTCTTGCCTGGAAACATGTCTTTTATTATGTCCTTATGCAGACATGATTTGGATAAGAATATGGGTTAAACAGCCTCAAATACGCGTCTTAAAAAAGGCAACACATCATTTTTATAGTGTAACAACCCACCTTTGTCTTCTTTGGATGTACGATTAAGTGTGTTGTCAGCTGTGGGACTCAGAGTATCCTTTCTTACATCTGTAAGAAATCAGATAAACAGCATTCATGTCTCGCGGCTCAAAATGAAGAAACCTTCCCGTTCTGTCCCGTTTTATTTTTCGAAGATAAACATATAATTATTTGAACTAAAATGTTTATTATGCCTAAACAAATATAGAAACACAGAAACACTACTTGGCCACGACATTGTTATCTGACTCTCGTTTGTACAAAGAATACTATTCGAATTATGATGCGCTGTAACTTACAGGTGCCATTATTCTCATGTGTTTCCATTTTTCAAATGGTTAGTgtcccagaaaacacaaaacatattcgacatcattcgcaaagtgttagaaaaggttgccagaaaacgtttaaatgtcgggttatagaaagggtgtataaagggtataaaacgttttcataacattcaaaagcatttttgataacttcctgcaaacattctaacatatcgttatttaagtgttgacaaaatattttgcaaaaatgtttgctgaaaatatttttcaataacatttgaaaaatatttttgcagcgtgttttcatacaaaacgtttaaaacgtttttatgacctttttataacccgacatttaatgtttttaaaatgtttttaccaaaaccaaaaaccaaaaacataacctgtttaaaacgttttaaaaaccttttgtaTGTTTGCTGGCGTCTGATGGGAGTACAATATCACCCACTATTAAGTGAGGGGATTTTATTAGCCTTTTATTTGCAGAAGCAGGCATTTACCGAAATAGTACGACGCGTTGAATCCTTTTGATCGTACAATAGAGTTTGTCTTGAAAACAACGTACAAATACGGTCCTGATGATTGGTAGTTCTTATCAATCAATGATCCACAGAATGCACCAATAAGAGAAGACGAGTTATCCAAACCATCATAAATTCTTAGTGTGTCTTTATTATTAGGACATTGTCCTATCACAGAGCCATCATACTGAAGGTCAAAATCCCAAATAGTCAGGTaaataacttgattttctggAGCTTTTATTTGTGTGGTACATGTGACGTCGTTTACGTAGTTTCGTGGATAATATGGAGATTGGAAGAAGCCTTCAGGTTCTGTTAATATGACGTCACAGTCTGAAAGAAAAAACATAGCACAAGAGGGGGTTAAAATGTCAAAAGAAAAAAAGAGTTTGAGAGGGGGTAGGGAGAGATTCATTTGTGTTGTACATGTCATGTCATTATTGTTTCGTGGATAATATGGAGATTGGAAGAAGCCTTCGGGTTCTGTTAATATGACGTCACAgtctaaaagaaaaaaaaaacatagcacAAGAGGGGGTTAAAATGTCGAGAGAAAGAAAGAGTTTGAGAGAGGGTAGGGAGAGATAGAGTGAAACATCAAAACGCCATTGCATAGCGATCACagatcagagagagagagagagagagagagagagagagagaaggaaggaagaagagagagagagagggagagatcGAGCTCCCACGAAATCAAAAAAGGGGGCATACATTTGTAGGCTTTTCATCGATTGTTGATTGTTAGGAATAAAATGtagtaaaataaaatgtaaagtgTGACATATTGTGACATATAATGGGACATAGTATTATAAATTTTTGATTAAAATATGGGTTATGTGTCGGCATGTATTTGACGAGGAGTTTTGTGTTGTGTGAGTGCAAGAATCATAAGAATGACCAAAGTCCAGCATCATCAAAGACCCACTGAGAAGTAACGCAAACCATGTGATAATGCAAAATACTTATTTTGCATGTTATGTGTATTGGcacataaacaaaaaaaaagtaaaaggaAACTGGttatttatttgtgtgtgtgtgtgtaatatCTATTATGaaaggtgatgtatcatgtaaTAAAGATACACATCATACCTCCTTGACAAACCAGTTCATCGGAGCCATCATCACATTGAGGTATTCCATCACATGCATACAGGAATGTTATACACTCACCACTGTCACACTCAAAGTATATATAAAGACATTCTGAAAGAAAGTATTAGCGTGTAAAGGGTTAATTCACACAATACATGTAGAACAGATTGTAGCAGTTTAATGATTAAGGTAGGgtgctggttattctgtccttTGGAGTATTATAATGTAATCTTACGTTATCAATGTTGTTTATTCCGTAGAAAATAAGAAAGATATATTCTGGCATGATTCTATGATTAGCATATTGCGTGTTTTGTTTCTCACTGGATGGTTCTGATGTTATATTGTTCTAATAATATAACAATTCGCTgttgaagttacgtaataatcggattaactaccatagcaatggatgaatacaatttgtgactatatcgccttgcactacaacgttcacgcggtacctatgcattgaaccatatcattcttaTCACTCGCAccttgaaaagagcggtattgtattgttttcaatctatgattacagacatacacaggtgatgaatgttacctgcttgtagtgcagggcgatatattcaaaattgttttcatccattgctatggtagttaatctgatttattatgtcacttcgacagcgaatacttaataaataataataattattattattatttgtgcatttatataggcctacacccaaGATTAACAATTCTGCACGTCTTATGAAATCTAAATTTATCACATGAAGTAAGGAGCAATCTACTCACGTTGCTGTGAATTAACAGAAAAGATGAGTTTAATCAGAACCAGGAAGCAACTGCAGAGCAACATTTAGATTTCTGGAAAGAAATTGCATAGTTTTCAAACAATCATAATTAGAAAAGTTTACACAGATCTTGAGAGCCGCTCAGAGTGATGTGAAGTAAGATGTGCCACCTTCAGAAATTATGAAAATGAAGCCCCGATTGAAGCCATTCGTCCACTTTTGTACGTTACTATTGGATATAGCTTGGTTAGTAAAAATATGGGTGTAATATTATATTAACACTATCATTTAGTGTTGCTATAAATCAAACACATGCGTTTGTGACTTTATGATCAAAGTTACTAAATGTGTTCATTCGTGTGCTACATCTTTAATCATCGTTGACGGAAGAAAACAGAGAAAAGGGATGGCGTGACAAGCCCTGCATTATTTCAATCGCAGTATTTTTCATTATTAAAACATATTCAAACTACGTCGTCCTTATACCAATACCAAGCCTCTAaaatattattatgtcaaaataaaaacaacgAATTGTCATGAATTGTAGTTTAATCCTCATACAGTAACTCAGAGGTACTTGTCGCAACGTATTCGACAGATTTGATTATTATAACTGTTGTGGTATTGGTACAACGCACAACCATTTGATAACTGCAAAAGGTATTAATACAGACTTTTTaatggatgtagaatattcgatgcaacattatgttttcgttatttaatctattcccattctattaacctctaacgaatgtttgataacgtaaaatcgataatatactTCCAGCAGACATTCTACATAACACATTATCGTTTTTACGTTATTAAACATTGGTTAGAACTAAAAATATTGgttgaaatagaatgggaataaattaaataatgaagacatgttgcatcgaatattctgCGTCGAATACCCGAAGTCTCTAGTGGCCCTTACGGCCAGTATTAATTATAAAATCCACATTTTTGCGATAGTGCGTTTTACCGTTAATGTGTGTAAAAGTATTCTTTATTCCACTGAACTTTACAATAAATGTACATTGAAGAAATCTGTAGGTTCATTAATCCAAAAACACAATAATTATTAAGTATtataaatcctaatccttaccctaacccttaactTCACCCTAATATAACCTTAATCTTAATCTAAGCCCTAATCCTAGCCCTAACATGAACTCTAACATTAACCATTTGTTTAGTGGTCTTTCTTCATTGCACTTAACAATGAATGTACGTTGAAGAATTGTGCATGCAAGCAACTCTATAACACATGTACATGTTTTTTTAAACGCACCGATGCCAATAGGTACATGTAAATAATGGTTCACTAAAAGTGGGCAAACTTATTGATTTACTGATTTAAGGGTTACAGGTCGATAGTCCGGATGGTCATTAGTCTAAAAACCCAATAAAAGTATTATACACCCTAATCcttatcctaatcctaaccctaaaattcACCCTGACCATAACCTAATCCCTAATTCTAGTCCTAACACTACTCAACTCttgactctaatcctaactctgacc belongs to Amphiura filiformis chromosome 18, Afil_fr2py, whole genome shotgun sequence and includes:
- the LOC140139921 gene encoding uncharacterized protein isoform X2, which gives rise to MLLCSCFLVLIKLIFSVNSQQQCLYIYFECDSGECITFLYACDGIPQCDDGSDELVCQGDCDVILTEPEGFFQSPYYPRNYVNDVTCTTQIKAPENQVIYLTIWDFDLQYDGSVIGQCPNNKDTLRIYDGLDNSSSLIGAFCGSLIDKNYQSSGPYLYVVFKTNSIVRSKGFNASYYFDVRKDTLSPTADNTLNRTSKEDKDVIIGATVGVTVFVVVFCVSLLYFKFRKKSNADIQSDTENQLSAIDNDNDYDIDFGVSDNNAFEGDDETTHDDDDNDDEYDDDEYDDDEYDDDDVPNNISADVNYSIPTLLDHVDREINNDEGEHERADETTTSSEETIRQRERGENVADVEMVYHNSAFQTDDQITNNAGSYDDLRKVVISEPDEPMTSFTETLTEVGNSENTEQHDVRKNDLTKEIHETRDIRDQAATGGSDTTYETVIRGQKSAGLSNA
- the LOC140139921 gene encoding uncharacterized protein isoform X1, whose product is MLLCSCFLVLIKLIFSVNSQQQCLYIYFECDSGECITFLYACDGIPQCDDGSDELVCQGDCDVILTEPEGFFQSPYYPRNYVNDVTCTTQIKAPENQVIYLTIWDFDLQYDGSVIGQCPNNKDTLRIYDGLDNSSSLIGAFCGSLIDKNYQSSGPYLYVVFKTNSIVRSKGFNASYYFDVRKDTLSPTADNTLNRTSKEDKGGLLHYKNDVIIGATVGVTVFVVVFCVSLLYFKFRKKSNADIQSDTENQLSAIDNDNDYDIDFGVSDNNAFEGDDETTHDDDDNDDEYDDDEYDDDEYDDDDVPNNISADVNYSIPTLLDHVDREINNDEGEHERADETTTSSEETIRQRERGENVADVEMVYHNSAFQTDDQITNNAGSYDDLRKVVISEPDEPMTSFTETLTEVGNSENTEQHDVRKNDLTKEIHETRDIRDQAATGGSDTTYETVIRGQKSAGLSNA